AGGCACTGGAGAGCCGGCAGAAACCCGGGGCCGTGCGCAGCCTGACCCGCAGCGCTCGCAGCACCCTGGGCAACGTGTCCCAGGTAACCAGACCATCAGACCAGGGGCTCCCCCGCACCGCATTCGTGGGTTTCTCATGAGGTGGTGCGCATGGTGTAGCGCTGAGCCATGGCTCTTTCTTTGCATGATATATCATATAGTAACAGTGGCATGTATAGATCATGATGCAAGACCAAAAACACTACAGAGCTGTAGCTGAATAAGTGTGTTCTATAGTTAGACAAACGTTTGCTCCTGCTTCTGTCGAGTCAATCTTGCAGCAGAAGTAGGGGATTCATCCTTAACTTCCAACACTCAGCCCCTGAAGCATTAGAAAGTTCAAACTGGGTGTCAagttgatcaaaaaaaaaaacacacacttgatACTTCAGGGAGTTCAGAACAATGTTCGGAATCAGTTGTGTTATAtgcaacaaaaaagaaagatgcgtttgtgtttgtgtaacaGAGAATCCAGAAGAGCTGCGTGCCCCGGGAAGACTGTTTGGTCCAGACCCCCGGCAAGCCCCCCGCTGGAGAGAAACAGAAGAGCCAGGCTGCCCGCACGCCCCGGAAAAACAGCACCCGCCTGCCTGCGGCCTCCCCCAAATACAACCCCAAACACACCCCCAAATCGGGCTCCAAGAGGCCCCCTCGCGCTGCCAGGACCCCTGAGGCTGGCGGCTCCTTGCGGGCCGGGAAGGGGTGGAGCGGCAGGAGGAAGCTGGTTCGAATGGCGGCCCTGAGGAGCCCCTTTGCCTCCCCCAGCAGAAGGTGAGCTGCATCAGCAGAGCCCTGCTTTAGCAGAACGCCTTGCAGTAGAGATTGTACGATGATTCAATTGAATTGATTGCCTTGTCTGTTGACCTGTTTGGAGCCTAAGGCATTATTACGAGCACGTTCTTCGAATGCCTGATGCTTCTAGTAAATGCGTTCTGCCCTTGCCTCTGTGTGACTGCTCTCCTCTCGGCTCGCAGGCAGTTTGACACAGACCTCGAGTCCGTGTCCACGGGGCTGAGCAAGCTGAAGAAGCTCTCCCAGGTCTTCGATGACGTCATCGGGAAAGATGAGCGGTGAGTCTCccatacttttaaaaaacaagctGCTTCTTACCCGGGGAGCGTCTAGCTTCGGCTCCTGCACACTTTAGAAGCTTCTCACTGCTTTGGGGTAATTGGATAAACGTGTGCAAAAGCTACTGTGTGCGTTTGCAAGGATTCACAGAGCACTGCCGTGAACTTGTTTGGTTATGAAACAATGTGATCTGAAGCACCCGGTTTTTAtataaagagattttttttgttccttttggTTCCCACATATGGGAGAAGGGTTGAGAAAGGAAGTGGGCGTTTcctgttttaaatgtgtgtttgtttttttttaggctccTATCCCAACTGTCAGACTGCAGTAGAAATTACCAGGATCTCACTCAGTCACTTTTACATTTATCTTAATTTAGCGTTAGTGAGGATCCAGATTTGGATATGCCGGTCAGTTTcatgcaaggatggaaataagactcctattgcagagaaGTTAGCGCCAGTCTATAGTTAACAAGCTAAGGTGTGTcttttattaaactcctagtaaaaccaggtatggatcaaactgctattcaGTGGGAGTGCTATTTTCATTGCTGCTTTGCTAATGTCTTTAGTATTTACCTCTCCCCTCTGTGTTGGGGCCCCAGGGTCCTGCCCTTTGCTAGGACAGCTGCAACTCTTGTTAACTGAATGGATTCCTTGCATTCCTCGGAAATGCTGCGCTTTCCTGACTGGCACGCTTCCAGAGAACTGGGAGGGGAGCGCTTGGGAAGAGTCTGATTTATTAATCCTGCCCAATGCTTTTGCTCCGGAGTGTGGAAATCTGAAAGGTCTTGTAGCTCAGTCAGTGGAGTGCCAGGATGCAGTGCTGAAGGTTGTTGGGTTTGGAGTGTCTTAGTTGCGTCTTGCAGTATGCTGAGCTCCCTTGTTCTTTTGCAGTTTGGTAATTAATCCATGGTTAtaccatgttgacagtaaattgtacgtGTGCTACACTTCCCATTACAAGGGTCCTTCACCAATTCAgtgggcacaaagtgaagaaACTCAAATCTCAAGGTTGATATTCTGTAATACTCTTTCCATTCTTCAGTAGCGACCTCGCTCTTCCTCTCATCTGTGGAGTAAGCGGAGCAGCAGGGAAGGTAAAGTTTTGCCTGTTCTGCCTCTAACCCTCCTCAGTAACACGCGTTTCTTGTTTTTTGTCTCAACGCCCTTGTTTGTGgctgatgctgatgctgctgcctcTAACGATTCCTCCGAACCTGTTTATCCAGGGCTTGGCTGTTTCGTGTCTCCCCGTGCTTTAACCCAGCTCCCTCCCCACGTGCTCATCTCTTTGTTCAAGCTCCGTTGCTTCAGTGAGCTGCTTTGGTCAGGCCCTAAAAGGCACGCCCTTCTCTTTGCAGTGATCAAGCCGTTGAAAACTACAAGCAGCTTATGGTAGAGAGCTACGAGTCCTCTCAACACAAGGGGACGCGCAGAGCATCCATCCGAAACAACACTGCCAGGATTCGGGACACCGTCCACAGCTGGAAAGATGCAGCCTTATCAAACATTCGCAAAGGAAACTGAGCCTGACTGCAGCTTCCGTCATCATACCTGGTCTTGTCTCTTCTGTTTGCTTACAGGTTCATATCTGACTGATCGGGATTCGGTGACACTTGTGtctcattactgtgtatttatgtagtagttaattagtaaatacatgtgtgctcgcacaattacaatgttatgaaTTGTTAATGTACttgatgtgtaaatctttttgcacaatatatttaATTACACAAGTGCATGGTAACTatgaataatatttaaattacgtgtaagtacacatgcatttactaagtaactacagtgtaaatacacagtatctaGACACTTCTCTCTCGTGGTGCAGAAATTTGGAATGGGGTCATAATGATAGCTCAGTTTACCCCTTAACGCTGGATAAAGCACTGGGGGGGGGGTGTATCTGTGTCTCCTGTGTCTAAGCCAccatgttctctctctctctgtgtgttcttCATGTTGACAGCCAGCATTTTGCCTATCGCTGCCCTGGgctctgtgtctgcgtgtgtttctattgtgttttttttatatgtgtgtgtagtTCTACACTACCTGCGGTGGAGGGCTGTGTTTCACAGGGACTTCATAATCCTTCCAGTACTCCACGCTTCTCTCAAGCCTCGTCTCTTCAAAGCAGCTGTACGGTAACGCTGACATCGTCTTCCGATCCCAAAAGCAGCTGGcttttatttgattaaaaaaaaaagtgatttgttttgcaaaaaatgttttttaaaccgtTTTTCTATAGCCATTAGGTATAAGCATTATTATATGAATATTAACTAACAGCTAACATGACTTTAGACAAAGGGAATTAACAGTATTGTGTTTCAGTGAGCGGATTTGGGGTATTTAATGTAACTGGTACACATTTAATAAGACACTaataaatagatatttttttgtaatgttttatatgAAGGAACCACTTTTGTATGAAGGAGTAAGTTAACTTTTCTATGGGCTGCTGCAGCTGTTGGAAAGTGTGCAGTGcaacaaactacatttttttaataaatatatattttatacatacagTAATGTTAGCTAATGGACAAATGTTTAATTGACAAATGTTGTTTttggtaaaatgtaataaatatatatatatatttcaagtgcATTTTGCTTGCTTTTTTGTGCATTACAGTTTGTATAATTCCGTTGATTTAAATGTGTCCCCTTAATTCATTAATTTGTGAAAACTCAGCAGGATTAAAACATACGAAGACCCTCTTTATTGAAGTGGTGCACAATTAAAATCTTCACCATTTTATACAAACCGTGTTCCATCGCTACAATATTGAAACtttagcttgtgttttttttgttacaaatacAAATCTCTGTATAGTACATTGGAAACCAACAAtaccacaaattaaaaaaaaacaaaaacacaatccaTCCACACACGGGTAACTTCAACCCATTGCTGCCTATGCCGAGACTAATGCCATTGATCGAGCTCCGTGACGAGCCAAATAGtgggagagggaaaaaaaacaaatcaaaggcAAGCCACTCCCACCCAACCCTCGAAAAGAATAAATATATTTGGTACAACCATCCAGACCCTGCGGGTCTGTGACGAAGCGCAGGCGCTACCCGACGCGGCATTGAGGTTACGCTGCAGCAGAACGTTATTTAACACACTCGAGATCACAGGAACCCGGGTTCCACTGAGCTCCCAGCTCCCACACGCACCGTCTGTTTAAAGCAGGAACTTCCACAAGAGTCTCTCCTGCTTTTTAGTTATTCATAAAAGAAAAAGCTTGGGACTGGCTCTTACTGTTCTGTGTGATCTGTTTCACCTGCATAGTTTTAGTGGCAACGCTTTCAAGTTCGTAACAGTTTCTGCTGCTCGCATGTGTAAGGCGTGCAGTCATACCCTCTTACTGGTCCGCCTGGGGATTGTGAGAAGGGTAATGAATGCATCcgtgtgttataaaaaaaaaaaaaaaaaattataatgataAAACCAGCAACACAAGGAAAGTAatgtgtattacaaaaaaaaggttttgtaaaaCTCATAACAATAAATGCCTTTgtttagtgcttttttttttttttttttttccccaaaaaaatgTAAGTTTGGTTGACCCTTTgtcaaaaaaaaacatcttgcaaATCAGGCCGTTGTTACTGGACTGGGAGGACCCCTGCTGTCTGTCCTTTCAGAACGCCTGTCTTCAGCAAGCTTTGATTCCAACTAGGAAGCAGACatcattatacacattttacataaatatatattaaatatgtagataTACTGTGTACATATATaatacagatacaaaaataacaGTTACAAAACACATTGCACTTGTCCTcaacattaaacaaaaatactttggTCAAGCAGAAGGGTAATACTTTtacttagttttttttatttaacccgcTATTGGTTTATGTATGCTAACAACAATGAAAATGCCCAAAGAAATCTGCGGATACCCAGATAAACAACACTGTActgttttatgttaaaaaaaaaaaaaaaaaaaaactcttacaaTATATTCATATATGTAGAAGCGTCTTTCGTTAGAAAAATAAGTTTGTCTGGCACTGACCATGGCAGACATGCAGTCCCAGGCCCTCAGAAAGTGGTTGCTAATCGCCCAGTCTGACACGTGTGTCTCTAAAAACAGGTTTCTACCAGGAAAGTCACATCGCTAACAGATCTGAGTAACCAGTCAGTTATTGGGGAGGACTGCTCCATGTGACAAGCCACATGAGTTCTTCCTTCTGTATTTGTGGGCCTGTGACTGGCTATGGGTTTTTATCTCATTGTGATGTCACAATCACATCCCTGTTCCATGCAGGCACACAGTCCCTGTGCTCCTCCCAGGATAGAGGTCTGTGTGACTGTGATGGAAACGCATGTCCAGCGTGCGGTGGGAACTGTCCAGGAATCTGCTGTGTGGATTGCACGTCTCTGTCCTTTACTGGAGGCTGATCAGTAAGTAGGATATTGTTTTTTCGATAGTCCTAAAATGCATGCCTGGTTGTCTGAAAAATTCTCACAGACTGAGTGTTAGAATGCACTTTTGTCCACATTTGCATTCTGCTACAAAACACAGTCTATCAACACAGAGATGCAAGCAGCCTTTGTGCCCCAGGTTCTCTACTTACTCTCATctaccctgtctttattattaacATGTACTACAAATAAATCCAGCGTGGTTATAAAGCCAGCGTGCAATTTAAATTGCTACTGTGGGGACAACCGTTCCTAACAAATGCAGCTTCCTGGTTTGGTGCAAGTGATTTTGATGATGGAGCCTCTCCTTAAGGAAAGCGTTACCCAGCCAGTTACAAGTGTCAGAGATGCAGCAGGGCACTTTATTATCCACTTGCTCTGCGCTAAAGGGTTCTCCACAGCAGAGTTTCATTTGGCACGATCACTAAGCTTCCTACATTTTTAAATGGTTCTGTTTATCTCTTACTGGGAGATTACTCTCAtagatacattttctaaatgtgaaAGCCTTAACTGAGTCTATAACCACCCTGCATCCACTTGACATTACAGATATCCCAGTCCTGGAAGGGGCTCTTAACATATCCCgctctcccccaccccctccccctctcaggGGGTGGAGTCCCCATGCTGCCTGGCTCCTCCCACCCACCCCCCTCTCAGGGGGTGGAGTCCCCATGCTGCCTGGCtcctcccaccccctccccctctcaggGGGTGGAGTCCCCATGCTGCCTGGCtcctcccaccccctccccctctcaggGGGTGGAGTCCCCATGCTGCCTGGCTCCTcccacccccttcccccctctccctccctctcagggCGTGGAGTCCCCGCGCTGCCCAGCTCCTCGCACCCACACCCCCGGCCCCGGGTGCCTCTCTGGATCCTTGTCGGACTCGGGCTGGCTCTGCGCCCTCTcgggtttggggttgggggtggAGGGCGGGTCGGGCTGCTGCACGGACATGGTGCGCCGCAGGTGGGCTCGCTTGCGCAGGAAGTCGGGCTTAGCCGAGAGCCCGAAGCTGCCCTTGCGCAGCACCATGCGGACCGAGCTCTTCTTGGGACGGGAGCGATGCCCGAACTGCAGAGAGGAGAGGTGCGCTGCGTACCCCTCGCTCAGGAACTGCAGggagacagacaaacgaaacaggGTGAAGAGCTGCAATCCATGGTAACGAAGGGGGAATCACAAcgttcattttaataaaaaaaaaacaagggcatGCAGATTTAAATGCATGCTATATAGTTATTCATTTATAACAATATTAAGCCTTCCAtgcatgacttttttttcttttaatagctTTGTTGTTTTGGACtcaataaatatatttctcatttacatgttttttcaattattttttcattgctttatatgCTTCACTCTGAGTTAAGTGAAATGTGTAAATATCTATTATCATTTCAAATCTAATAAATCACAAGATCATTCTCTCAGGATTTCGACGCAGCGCTGTGGTCTAAGCGAGCTCTGAGGGAGCTGCTATCCATGAAGTTAAAACCCTCACCTGGCACTGGTTCTGGTATTTCTTGGAGGGACGTCCCACGATGTAtatctgggagggagggaggtccAGCACATTGTACACAGAGATATCCTTCATGGACCCATAGGCAGCGCTGATCTTGATGtggcactgaaaaaaaacaaacacacaggactGGAACTCAAGCGCTACTAACCCTGTCAAGCCTGCTGTAAAATGTGCTTTCCTGGAGCCTGGGTGGTAACGACACGTTGGCTCACGATACAGTATGCACCAGGAGACAAGGATTACACTGTGAGTGTAGTGCTATTTTACTGCAGTGTACGAggacctgttttatttttgaaggGATGCTCAGGGTACCTCTTGGACCAGGTTGCGCAGGAAGATGGTTTTCTGCCTCAGTGGGTCGTGCACCAGCCCGTCGGAGAAGAAGATCATGCCCTGGGGGAAGTTGTGCTGCGAGAGCCAGGAGACCACGCGCTGCTTCTGCATGTCCGGCCGGCCCGTGATGTAGATGATCAGGTAGCCCAGGTCCTGCCAGTGCCTGCCCAgcacagagaaaaaaacagcatcaCGTCCCACACCGCTCGCTGCCCCCGATGCGTcctgaaagtgtgtttgaaatcaTTTCCACTTCTCAGTGCTAAGTCAGCGCGTGGTCTTTAACTAGAGCTtagtctcctctcccctcccggCCCGTCTCACCTGACCACATCCACGGCTCCTGCCCGCACTTTGGGGTCGCTGCCCATGATGGAGACGCTGGCAGCGAAGGAGCCGTCGATGCTGAACACCACGCACTCCATCCCGCGAGGCAGCACTGTCAGGAAGGCTTCCGCGCTGGTCTGGTCACCCCTgggagcagggaggggaggggacaacGCTGAGTCAGAAGAAGGGTCTAATAATAATGAAGcctgtcatgcatgaaatactgaaaatgagctgaaaaacaaaagtagttttgaacacgtaataaatatatatatatatatttttctatttttaaaatatggcATCTGGCTCGTACGAGGTCATCATGCATGGCTTCCTTCTGTcctcatataaagactagaagagagtttgtTTTGTATCGGTCCTCATGCATGAAAGTGTTAAGGGGATGGCCAGCAGCAGCACAGTGACGGCTCTCACTTGACGATCATTTTGATGGGGTACACCCCCACGCCCAGCCGCTTGTCTTCGGGGATGGTGTAGGAGACGCGGCCGTTGCTGTTGGTGACCTCGGTGTCGAAGTGAACCCAGCGTCCGGACGAGGGCTGAGTCATCAACTGGACatccacctgagagagagagagagctaaagCTGTTGCATCCCTCAGTCTTGTACAGTGTAATATCCAAGAGCTTTGCACGATTTATCAGTCATTTCTCAAAACACGTGTGCATAGACAGGTAcatcacaatataaaaaaaaaaaaactctggatcAAACACGACTGTGTTTCAGACCAAACCGGACAGAATAAATTAAAATCAGAAAACTGACTGCAGACTTTTCGTTTGAATGTTTTGACACTGAAATGCCTCGGCACTCACAACCTGGTTAGCTTCAGCTCTATTTTTTACGTTCAAAGGGAGTTTGAAATATTAGGGAACACAAGCTTCCTCCACGTTTGCAAGACAAACCCGCCCGCCCCTGTTCGtgcttgcagcagtaggaggttatgggtGGCACCCTCAAGCTCTGTTACAGCTCAGGAACAGTGTCGTAAGCAGGGCGGCCATTCTGCAGAGGTCAGGGCTCAAGCTCTAGCTGctgtatttatatgactgcttggtatttactattcaatctCCAAATCTGTggtacacggcaaaccaacacagaaaatgaaggagtcttttgtacttgaCCAGAATTtctacatgagcatcagcattgatgatgcaaaaacaCACCCGAGGACACGACCCTGATGTCCTCATAGCTAGAGACGGCCATGCTCAGGAACACAAATGACCAAAGCCAACATTTCTTTCA
The DNA window shown above is from Acipenser ruthenus chromosome 24, fAciRut3.2 maternal haplotype, whole genome shotgun sequence and carries:
- the LOC117430261 gene encoding protein PIMREG-like isoform X2; the protein is MTSSVLQSVGVAVGWRSHSVLEDEPDSPLPDRFRKRPSSSSLNTLRMSLRKRLPLRSVTLNVQENPTWEALESRQKPGAVRSLTRSARSTLGNVSQRIQKSCVPREDCLVQTPGKPPAGEKQKSQAARTPRKNSTRLPAASPKYNPKHTPKSGSKRPPRAARTPEAGGSLRAGKGWSGRRKLVRMAALRSPFASPSRRQFDTDLESVSTGLSKLKKLSQVFDDVIGKDERSDLALPLICGVSGAAGK
- the LOC117430261 gene encoding protein PIMREG-like isoform X1 — protein: MTSSVLQSVGVAVGWRSHSVLEDEPDSPLPDRFRKRPSSSSLNTLRMSLRKRLPLRSVTLNVQENPTWEALESRQKPGAVRSLTRSARSTLGNVSQRIQKSCVPREDCLVQTPGKPPAGEKQKSQAARTPRKNSTRLPAASPKYNPKHTPKSGSKRPPRAARTPEAGGSLRAGKGWSGRRKLVRMAALRSPFASPSRRQFDTDLESVSTGLSKLKKLSQVFDDVIGKDERDQAVENYKQLMVESYESSQHKGTRRASIRNNTARIRDTVHSWKDAALSNIRKGN